The following are encoded together in the Pseudomonas sp. IB20 genome:
- a CDS encoding ogr/Delta-like zinc finger family protein, whose translation MSTYKLVCPHCHGRMRIRTSEGQHIFLRITYMQCTNEACGWAVRAEFQMTHELSPSGMPNPAVKLPVADVVIRRQAMKTANDQPDLLDQLEMERA comes from the coding sequence ATGAGTACTTACAAGCTGGTTTGCCCTCACTGCCACGGCCGCATGCGTATCCGTACCAGCGAAGGCCAGCACATTTTTCTGCGTATCACCTACATGCAGTGCACCAACGAAGCCTGCGGCTGGGCGGTGCGTGCTGAATTTCAAATGACCCACGAACTGAGCCCCAGCGGCATGCCCAACCCGGCTGTAAAGCTGCCAGTTGCAGATGTGGTCATTCGTCGCCAGGCAATGAAAACGGCAAACGATCAGCCCGATCTGCTGGACCAACTGGAAATGGAGCGTGCGTGA